Proteins from a genomic interval of Polaribacter sp. Q13:
- a CDS encoding LytTR family DNA-binding domain-containing protein, with product MTIKQPTKNALKTVSLKFNHSSLWSWVQKLIVFIIFSLVVNHLSTPESFPDGKSYRFPIEGFLSTIALCILIGIIAELNFKFYKKKYFSKKVEIASISWYMVTTLGYITVMYIPLGIALNIIAGGETEFYYLLIGLLITLLLSFILIGLAYSLDIYNLYKLSIKGYEITIESGAKITKLTYEKIACFYSENKIVYTVQNDGTTITTDFTLNELDEKINDQLFFRANRQIIIHKDAVDHVEKIENGKLRIRLKTSIENDTIAKINISRYKRKEFMDWFQ from the coding sequence ATGACTATTAAACAGCCTACCAAGAATGCATTAAAAACAGTATCGCTTAAATTTAATCATAGTTCTCTTTGGAGTTGGGTTCAGAAATTAATTGTTTTTATAATTTTCTCTTTAGTTGTAAATCATTTATCAACTCCTGAGAGTTTTCCAGATGGTAAATCGTATAGATTTCCAATAGAAGGTTTTCTATCCACTATTGCTTTGTGTATTCTTATTGGAATCATAGCAGAGCTTAATTTCAAATTTTACAAGAAAAAGTATTTCTCTAAAAAAGTAGAAATCGCCTCTATCTCATGGTATATGGTTACTACTCTTGGGTATATTACCGTTATGTATATTCCGTTAGGTATTGCCTTAAATATAATTGCTGGTGGAGAAACAGAATTCTATTATTTATTAATTGGATTGCTAATTACCTTGTTGTTAAGTTTTATTCTCATAGGACTAGCATATTCCCTAGACATCTACAATTTATATAAGCTATCTATAAAAGGTTATGAAATTACTATTGAAAGTGGTGCGAAAATAACCAAACTTACCTACGAAAAAATTGCATGTTTCTATAGCGAAAACAAAATTGTATATACTGTTCAAAATGATGGCACCACAATCACCACAGATTTTACATTGAATGAACTCGATGAAAAAATAAACGACCAATTGTTTTTTAGAGCCAATCGTCAAATTATCATTCATAAAGATGCGGTAGACCATGTTGAAAAGATTGAAAATGGCAAATTACGAATTAGGTTAAAAACTTCTATTGAAAATGATACGATTGCCAAAATCAACATCAGTCGTTATAAACGAAAAGAATTTATGGATTGGTTTCAATAA